The Candidatus Zixiibacteriota bacterium DNA segment AATGGAGATGAAGGGGCTCGAACCCTCGACCTGTGGCTTGCAAAGCCACCGCTCTCCCAGCTGAGCTACATCCCCATTTTCAGAACTCTGATCGCATATTAAAAACAGTTCGATAAAAAAAGTTCCGGCTCGTACCGGAATCATTTTAAATGGGCCTAACTGGAGTTGAACCAGTGACCTCACGCTTATCAGGCGTGCGCTCTAACCGTCTGAGCTATAGGCCCATTATTCGAACTGCAAAACTCAAATTTATACGCTCAATGCTCTTTGTCAATAGCTAATTTAAATTACTTTTCGATTATATTATCGTACTTTCTCATTCGGATTTAACCCCTCTAAGTATAAAGTAATTGTTGACTTATGTGATACAGGCTTTAAACTGTGATATTGTCAGGCATCAATCTAAAAGGAGCTGGCATGGATAAGGCTGACCGAGCGATCAGGATGATCCGCTCATTTTACAAGAAAAACTCCGATCCGCTGGTTGTCGAGAAGTATTCCCGTTTCTTCCGCGAGGGTTACCGTGCCTACGGGGTAAACCCTGAAATCCAAAGTAAAGAAATCCAGAAATGGATCGATCAGCTCGAGGATGAATTCACACTAAAAGACTATAAAAAGCTCTTCGTGGGGCTGTTCGAATCCGGCATGAACGAGGAGACCTCGACCGTAATCCGCTTTCTGACGAATCTTGAGCGCTATTACTCCAAAAGCCTGTTTACCCAGATTCGAGCCTGGATCGGCAGATATTTTACCAACTGGGCTCAAACCGACAGCGTTTGCAAATACGTTCTGAGGGAGTTCATCCTCAGGGATATTGTGTCTTATAATGACCTGATCGCCTGGCATACGCATAAATCCAAATGGGTCCGTCGGGCGGTACCGGTCACCACGGTCGAAGCATTCTACAAAGAGCAAAAGATCACCCCGGTCCTCAAGGTTGGCAACCTGTTGATCAACGATCCGGTGCGTGAGGTCGGCCAGGGTGTAGGCTGGATGCTTCGCGATGCCTGGAAGGTCTACCCTGACAGGATCGAGAAACTGCTAAAGAAGCACGTCAGAACCGGTAATCGCACCGCCTACCAGTACGCCTGCGAGAAGATGGATAAAGAGTATCGACTTCAGTTCAGACGGCCAAAGAAGTAAGCTGTATTTCTACTAATAGTCTGTTTTTGAAATGATAAATATCAATTTGCATTTAGCTAGTATTTCTGCTCTTAATCAAACATGAATGACTGACACCTCTGCATCTCAATATTGGTAAGAGTAATCGAATAAAAAAAATGATAATCGTCCTGATAATAACGGGAAGGAATGATTCCTTCCCGCATATTTGAAGTATTTGTCCTGACAGGTTGGGGCATCTGCCAACCACAAATATTTTATCATGGCAGCATTGTGAAGCTACTGCCATGCTGTCTAAATATCTGCTTTCTCTGCCCGATCAGGCTGTATGTTTGCGGAAACAACTGACCATGACGATCTGCGGAAGATCCTCGAGGACCTCGTCGGGAATCTGGTTCGGCTCGATATAGTTTTGGTTCTTGCGCAGAAACACCTGCCGAATCGCTTCCATAACTTTGGGAATATCCAATCCCCGCGGGCACCTGACAGCGCAGGTGTTGCAGGAAGCGCACATCCAGATCGTGTTCTTGTTGACCAGCAATTCCTCCTGTCCGAGAGCCGACAGATGCATTACCTGCCGTGGCGTGATTTGCAAAACCTCAGCCATCGGACAGCCGCCGGAACACGTTCCACACTGCATACATTTCTCAATATTCTGACCGGATATCTCTTTGACTTTTTCCAGGAATTCTTTTCCAAAAGTCTTTTCAGTGATAACAAAGCCCTGTTTGCCCTCACATTCCGGGTTGTCGCAGTTTTCGACGGTATTATCTTGAACGTCTTTGTTTTCTTCGTCAGTCATATTAGCCCCTCACTATCTTATTGTACCGACGTAATGGCTGGTAAGTTCTCGCTCTTTGATCTCGACCGGTGTATAATCCGGAAGAAGCATCGGCGCCACACGATCGGTCTCGATACCGGCCTCGGCCATTTCCTTATGATATTTATCGACATGCTCCAAAGACAACTGGCCCAGATCGCTTCGATCTTTGGCAAACTCGCCGGCGTTCTTACCGGCGATACGACCGAATACCATAATATCCAGAAGCGAGTTGCCCATCAGACGATTCTCACCGTGGGTACCACCACCGACCTCACCGGCTATGAAGAACCCCTTTACTGCAGTCGAACCATCTTTTTTGAATTCCAGGCCACCATTCTGGTAATGCAAAGTCGGATAGATCAGCATCGGCTCTTTCGAGATATCGATGTCAAAGCGTTTATACAGGATAAACTTGCCGGGGAATTCTTTTTCGACAGTACCTTCGCCGGAAAGATGGTCGATCATCGGGCTGTCCAGCCAGACACCGAACTTACCGGTCGGAGTGGGCACACCCAGACCGCGGTCAACACATTCGCGGATTATAGCGGATGCTTCGATATCTCGAGGCTCGCGCTCATTGACGAACTGTTCGCCCTTGATGTTGACGAGGTTGGCACCGGAACCGCGGAATTTCTCTGTAATCAGGATACCCTCGGCCTGTTCCGGGAAGATCACTCCGGTCGGATGGTACTGGATCGTGTGCAAAAAGCAGAGTCCGACACCGGCACGATAACCCATCACCAGACCGTCGCCGGTCGCGCCGTAGTGGTTGGTGGTCATGAAATTCTGGACATGCAGGCGACCCGAGCCACCAGTGGCCATGACGACAGCTTTGGCCTTGATGATGAAATATTCTTCAGTATCCATGTTATACATCAAAGCCCCGGCACATTCGCCTTTGTCGTTTAAGATCAATTCGACTGCCGGAGAGAATTCGAGCACCTTGATGTCTTCACAACGATTCCTGGCCTCGTCACGGACTGTACGCATCATCTCGGCCCCGGTGATATCGGCCGCGAAATGCATACGCTTGCGAGAGGTACCTCCGCCGTGCAAAGTCTTCAGAGTGCCGTCATCGAATCGGGAGAAATTGCAACCCAGTTCGACCAGCCACTTGATGACATCCGGAGCCTCAGACACAAGGGTCTCTACCAGTTCCGGTTTATTCTTGAAATGACCGCCACCGACGACATCCAGGTAATGATAATAAGGCGAATCTTTCCAGTTCTTGGTGGCGGCCTGAATACCGCCTTCGGCCATCATCGTATTGGCATCGCCATGACGAAGCTTGGTAGCTATAATCACTTTTGCGCCCTGTTCCTGGGCCAGCAGAGCGGCTGAGGTTCCGGCTCCTCCCCCGCCGATAACGAGCACGTCGGTCTCGTAGTCGGCCTTCGTCAGGTCAACCTTAGCGGGTTCGACCCGGCTTTTGGCCTCGAGCATATCGACCACTTCATGGGCTATCTTATAGCCTTTGTTGGGACCGATTTTGATCTCTCGGCGACCTTCATCGATATAATCAGGATGGAATTTGAGGATATCCTCGCGTTCCTCCAGAGACATCATCGGAAATTCCTTATCCGCCTGTTTGCGTTCGACACGCGCCGGGCGGGTCTCTTCGACCTTTTTCATGAGGTCTTTCAATGCTTCGGGATACGGCATAATCTATTCTCCAGTAATATGTTCGGTTTTACAGGTACTGCTTTTCCTGCGGTTCCCATTTTTCGTCAGCCATATGTGATTCCTGTTCGCGCTCGGTGTAGAGCTTTTTGAGCTCATCGACTGACGCACTCTTGAGCTCAGCCAGGAAACCATCGTACTTACCACCCTTGATGCCTTCCACCATTTCCTTGCAATGCTCCGGATAAGGAGCCATCTTCATGCCGTAGATTCGACGCACCATCTGGGCGATATGGTACTGCGCCATCTCACCCATACAACGGGTGGCACACAGACCACACTGGATGCAGTCAAAAGACAGCTCGGTGG contains these protein-coding regions:
- a CDS encoding heterodisulfide reductase, whose product is MTDEENKDVQDNTVENCDNPECEGKQGFVITEKTFGKEFLEKVKEISGQNIEKCMQCGTCSGGCPMAEVLQITPRQVMHLSALGQEELLVNKNTIWMCASCNTCAVRCPRGLDIPKVMEAIRQVFLRKNQNYIEPNQIPDEVLEDLPQIVMVSCFRKHTA
- a CDS encoding FAD-binding protein, with translation MPYPEALKDLMKKVEETRPARVERKQADKEFPMMSLEEREDILKFHPDYIDEGRREIKIGPNKGYKIAHEVVDMLEAKSRVEPAKVDLTKADYETDVLVIGGGGAGTSAALLAQEQGAKVIIATKLRHGDANTMMAEGGIQAATKNWKDSPYYHYLDVVGGGHFKNKPELVETLVSEAPDVIKWLVELGCNFSRFDDGTLKTLHGGGTSRKRMHFAADITGAEMMRTVRDEARNRCEDIKVLEFSPAVELILNDKGECAGALMYNMDTEEYFIIKAKAVVMATGGSGRLHVQNFMTTNHYGATGDGLVMGYRAGVGLCFLHTIQYHPTGVIFPEQAEGILITEKFRGSGANLVNIKGEQFVNEREPRDIEASAIIRECVDRGLGVPTPTGKFGVWLDSPMIDHLSGEGTVEKEFPGKFILYKRFDIDISKEPMLIYPTLHYQNGGLEFKKDGSTAVKGFFIAGEVGGGTHGENRLMGNSLLDIMVFGRIAGKNAGEFAKDRSDLGQLSLEHVDKYHKEMAEAGIETDRVAPMLLPDYTPVEIKERELTSHYVGTIR